In the genome of Monodelphis domestica isolate mMonDom1 chromosome 2, mMonDom1.pri, whole genome shotgun sequence, one region contains:
- the RAP1A gene encoding ras-related protein Rap-1A has translation MREYKLVVLGSGGVGKSALTVQFVQGIFVEKYDPTIEDSYRKQVEVDCQQCMLEILDTAGTEQFTAMRDLYMKNGQGFALVYSITAQSTFNDLQDLREQILRVKDTEDVPMILVGNKCDLEDERVVGKEQGQNLARQWCNCAFLESSAKSKINVNEIFYDLVRQINRKTPVEKKKPKKKSCLLL, from the exons actGTACAGTTTGTCCAAGGAATCTTTGTTGAAAAATATGATCCTACAATAGAAGACTCCTACAGAAAG caAGTTGAAGTTGATTGCCAACAGTGTATGCTTGAAATCCTTGATACAGCAGGAACA gaGCAATTTACAGCAATGAGAGATCTGTATATGAAGAATGGCCAAGGGTTTGCACTAGTATATTCTATTACAGCTCAGTCCACGTTTAATGACTTACAGGACTTGAGGGAACAGATTTTACGGGTTAAAGATACCGAAGAT GTTCCGATGATTTTGGTTGGCAATAAATGTGACCTGGAAGATGAACGAGTAGTTGGCAAAGAACAGGGTCAGAATTTAGCAAGACAGTGGTGTAACTGTGCCTTTTTAGAGTCTTCTGCAAAGTCAAAGATCAATGTTAATGAG atatttTATGACCTGGTCagacaaataaatagaaaaacaccAGTGGAAAAGAAGAAACCTAAAAAGAAATCATGCCTGCTGCTTTAG